The sequence TGCCGGTCGGCCAGCGTCACCGCCTGGTCCAGCTGGTCCGGGCGGAGCACCAGGTCCACTGCCAGACCCGCAGACCCGAGCGCCGCGATCCCGGCGGCCAGGCTCAGCAGCGCCTCCGGGTCCGGGTCCTGGTGGGACAGGTGCCGGATGCCCACCAGAGCACCGGGGGAGCGGGCGTCGATGCCGGCCAGCTGGGCGGGCACATCGGCGCGCAGGTCCACCCAGCCGACGGCGCCAAGCACGCTGCGGTGGTCCACTGCCGCGCACAGCGCCAACGTCTCCGCCGGGCTGTGGGCGGACTGCACCAGCACCGTGCCGGCGAGGCCACACTCCTCGCGCAGATCGGTGAGATCGGCCAGGGAGAAGTCCCGGTCGATCGCCGCCATCGTGCCGGAGTCGATCCACGGCTGCGGGGTGCTGGCGCGATGCCACACATGCGCGTGCGCATCGATCACCGGTGTCTCGGCGAAGGGTGCCTCGGCGAACGGCATACTCACGCCGGTCGCAACCGCAGAGCGTCCATCCCGCCGTCGATCGCCAAGGTCACCCCGGTGGTGGAACCATTTCTCGGGCTCGCCAGGTAGGCGACCGCCTCGGCCACCTCGGCCGGGTCCACCAG is a genomic window of Ruania zhangjianzhongii containing:
- a CDS encoding amidohydrolase family protein encodes the protein MPFAEAPFAETPVIDAHAHVWHRASTPQPWIDSGTMAAIDRDFSLADLTDLREECGLAGTVLVQSAHSPAETLALCAAVDHRSVLGAVGWVDLRADVPAQLAGIDARSPGALVGIRHLSHQDPDPEALLSLAAGIAALGSAGLAVDLVLRPDQLDQAVTLADRHPQVRFVLDHLGNPPILDSAALARWQATVTALARRENVVAKLSGITMGAEHATWTPADLEPVVATALAAFGPDRLLLGTDWPVVRLTGGAGRWLAAVAELITPLAPAERAAILAGTAQRTYRLGANTAHRNRT